In one Cronobacter dublinensis subsp. dublinensis LMG 23823 genomic region, the following are encoded:
- a CDS encoding HEAT repeat domain-containing protein — MNSEQKKLVLSVVNNKPLRAEKITDEEFLKLFPCTQGNVEDFIDDILKNAHFSKDLKEVEYALYIGFHFGFTGKHEDILIHLLGDDFHYKHDDVVRALVKINSKSDDAVNALYNCALSEYDYLADDREDDNYMLTWNCIYALAKIGSHCALEKLKLLSHNTIPEIKDKAMQVRESHGFVS, encoded by the coding sequence ATGAATTCAGAGCAAAAGAAGTTAGTGCTTTCTGTGGTTAATAATAAGCCACTCCGAGCTGAAAAAATAACAGATGAGGAATTTCTAAAACTTTTTCCGTGTACTCAGGGAAATGTTGAGGATTTTATAGATGACATTTTAAAAAATGCGCATTTTTCTAAAGACCTGAAAGAAGTTGAATATGCGTTATATATTGGCTTTCACTTTGGATTTACAGGCAAGCATGAAGATATCTTGATACATCTTTTGGGTGATGATTTTCATTATAAACATGATGATGTTGTGCGGGCTTTAGTTAAGATAAATTCTAAAAGCGACGATGCAGTAAATGCACTATATAACTGTGCCTTATCTGAGTACGACTATCTGGCTGATGACAGAGAGGATGATAATTACATGTTGACATGGAACTGTATATACGCTTTAGCGAAAATAGGTTCACATTGCGCTCTTGAAAAACTAAAGCTATTATCACATAACACCATCCCGGAAATAAAAGATAAAGCAATGCAAGTTAGAGAGTCTCACGGTTTCGTTAGTTAG
- a CDS encoding SMI1/KNR4 family protein, with the protein MVELVDAEKHIDENEFIEFAKGFARPLPDSFKDHYLRINGGCLGEEDVEADRWGIPIGGFNPIKYGQLTIEELITDIDTIAPAESEYGPWHAKAFVPFAYDNGGNTVFMSLKECDYGCVYIYAQDGDDLFEVADSFDDFLDALYKR; encoded by the coding sequence ATGGTTGAATTAGTCGACGCTGAAAAGCACATTGATGAAAACGAATTTATCGAATTTGCAAAGGGCTTTGCTAGGCCATTACCTGACTCCTTCAAAGACCATTATTTAAGGATTAACGGTGGTTGTTTAGGCGAAGAGGATGTTGAAGCAGACCGGTGGGGAATACCGATCGGGGGTTTTAATCCCATAAAATATGGTCAGCTCACCATTGAGGAACTCATTACTGATATCGACACTATTGCTCCTGCTGAGAGCGAGTATGGCCCGTGGCATGCAAAGGCGTTCGTTCCGTTCGCTTACGATAATGGCGGCAACACGGTTTTTATGTCGTTAAAAGAATGTGACTACGGCTGTGTTTATATCTATGCCCAGGACGGAGATGACCTTTTTGAAGTGGCCGATTCCTTTGATGACTTTCTGGACGCGCTCTATAAGCGCTGA
- a CDS encoding DcrB-related protein, giving the protein MNLFPVSDSNVSELSFMVSRASANADDKVHAVAARIVREMESSLPEFRLVSTEMTDVDGEPAVDMFYQYMEDNTPVYQRQTVILLNDPPEGKKMVCYIGTCVGGFLESHHWQYQEIMQSIKFHRQQKRA; this is encoded by the coding sequence ATGAATTTATTCCCCGTTAGTGACAGTAACGTAAGTGAATTAAGTTTTATGGTTTCCCGAGCCTCTGCCAATGCGGATGACAAAGTCCATGCTGTCGCCGCCCGCATCGTCAGAGAAATGGAATCCTCCCTGCCGGAATTCCGTCTGGTCTCTACGGAGATGACTGACGTGGACGGTGAACCTGCGGTCGATATGTTTTACCAGTATATGGAAGACAATACGCCGGTGTATCAGCGCCAGACGGTCATCCTGTTAAACGATCCGCCGGAAGGAAAAAAGATGGTGTGCTATATCGGCACCTGCGTCGGCGGGTTTCTGGAGTCGCACCACTGGCAGTATCAGGAAATTATGCAGAGTATTAAATTTCACCGTCAGCAGAAGCGCGCCTGA
- the tpiA gene encoding triose-phosphate isomerase translates to MRHPLVMGNWKLNGSRHMVNELVANLRKELAGVTGCGVAIAPPAMYLDLAHHAAAGSHIILGAQNVDVNLSGAFTGETSAEMLKDIGAKYIIIGHSERRTYHAESDELIAKKFAVLKEQGLIPVLCIGETEAENEAGKTEEVCARQIDAVLKTQGAAAFEGAVIAYEPVWAIGTGKSATPAQAQAVHKFIRDHIAKADAKIAEQVIIQYGGSVNASNAAELFTQPDIDGALVGGASLKADAFAVIVKAAEEAKKA, encoded by the coding sequence ATGCGACATCCTTTAGTGATGGGTAACTGGAAACTGAACGGCAGCCGCCACATGGTGAACGAGCTGGTAGCTAACCTGCGTAAAGAACTGGCTGGCGTGACCGGCTGTGGCGTCGCTATCGCCCCGCCGGCAATGTATCTGGATCTGGCTCACCATGCCGCCGCAGGCAGCCACATCATTCTGGGCGCCCAGAACGTCGACGTTAACCTCTCTGGCGCCTTCACCGGTGAAACTTCCGCTGAAATGCTGAAAGACATCGGCGCGAAATACATCATCATCGGCCACTCCGAGCGTCGTACTTATCACGCGGAATCTGACGAGCTGATCGCGAAGAAATTCGCCGTGCTGAAAGAGCAGGGTCTGATCCCGGTACTGTGCATTGGTGAAACCGAAGCAGAAAACGAAGCGGGCAAAACTGAAGAAGTGTGCGCACGCCAGATTGACGCTGTCCTGAAAACTCAGGGTGCCGCTGCTTTTGAAGGCGCAGTGATTGCTTACGAACCGGTATGGGCTATCGGTACCGGCAAATCCGCGACCCCGGCGCAGGCGCAGGCGGTTCACAAATTCATCCGTGACCACATTGCTAAAGCCGATGCGAAAATCGCCGAGCAGGTGATTATTCAGTACGGCGGCTCCGTGAACGCGTCCAACGCGGCAGAGCTCTTCACCCAGCCGGACATCGACGGCGCGCTGGTTGGCGGCGCCTCGCTGAAGGCAGACGCTTTTGCGGTCATCGTGAAAGCCGCTGAAGAAGCGAAAAAAGCGTAA
- a CDS encoding YiiQ family protein, protein MKPLFYLLFLTLPLAARFADAETDPETLTPTAPYLLPGSPTFDLSISQFREQFNADNPTLPLNEFRAIDVKGDKVNLTRAASKINENLYASTALERGTLKIKSIQMTWLPIQGPEQKAAKAKALEYMAALLRSFTPKMGKAQSQQRLTRLLTEGKGKRYFSQAEGAIRYVVADSGEKGLTFAVEPIKLALSATLEGSNK, encoded by the coding sequence ATGAAGCCGCTGTTTTATCTTCTTTTTCTGACGCTGCCGCTGGCCGCGCGCTTCGCCGATGCCGAAACCGACCCGGAGACCCTGACGCCGACCGCGCCCTATCTCCTGCCCGGTTCACCCACGTTTGATCTCTCTATCTCGCAGTTCCGCGAGCAGTTCAACGCCGATAACCCCACGCTGCCGCTCAACGAATTTCGCGCTATCGACGTGAAAGGCGACAAGGTCAACCTGACGCGCGCAGCCAGCAAGATCAACGAAAACCTCTACGCCTCGACGGCGCTGGAGCGCGGCACGCTGAAAATCAAAAGCATCCAGATGACCTGGCTGCCCATTCAGGGACCGGAACAGAAGGCCGCCAAAGCCAAAGCGCTGGAGTATATGGCCGCCCTGCTCAGGAGCTTTACGCCGAAGATGGGCAAAGCGCAGAGCCAGCAGCGGCTGACGCGACTGCTCACCGAAGGCAAGGGCAAACGCTACTTCAGTCAGGCCGAAGGCGCGATCCGCTATGTGGTGGCGGACAGCGGCGAAAAGGGGCTGACCTTCGCTGTTGAACCGATTAAGCTCGCCTTATCGGCAACGCTGGAAGGGAGCAATAAATGA
- a CDS encoding DUF805 domain-containing protein, giving the protein MTLQQWLFSFKGRIGRRDFWAWMALWVALMILLFTLTGNDLLNTQTAAFMLVCLLWPTAAVVVKRLHDRGKSGAWALLMILAWMLLAGNWAVLGGVWQWAVGRFIPTLIMVMIVLDLGAFLGTQGENKYGKDTGEVKYR; this is encoded by the coding sequence ATGACCCTTCAGCAGTGGTTGTTCTCATTTAAAGGCCGTATTGGCCGTCGTGATTTCTGGGCCTGGATGGCGCTCTGGGTGGCGTTGATGATTCTTCTTTTCACCCTGACCGGCAACGATTTACTCAATACCCAGACGGCAGCATTCATGCTGGTCTGCCTGCTGTGGCCGACGGCGGCGGTGGTGGTGAAGCGCCTTCATGACCGCGGCAAATCGGGCGCCTGGGCGCTGCTGATGATCCTCGCCTGGATGCTGCTCGCCGGAAACTGGGCGGTACTTGGCGGCGTCTGGCAATGGGCGGTGGGGCGCTTCATCCCGACGCTTATCATGGTGATGATCGTGCTGGACCTGGGCGCGTTTCTCGGCACCCAGGGTGAAAACAAATACGGGAAAGACACCGGCGAGGTGAAGTACCGCTGA
- the fpr gene encoding ferredoxin--NADP(+) reductase, which yields MADWVTGKVVRVQHWTDSLFSLIVNAPVAPFTAGQFTKLGLEIDGERVQRAYSYVNAPGNPDLEFYLVTVPEGKLSPRLHTMQPGDEVMVVSDAAGFFVLEEIPECETLWMLATGTAIGPYLSILQEGKDLERFKNIVLVHAVRYARDLSYLPLMLELQQRYEGKLRIQTVVSRETVSGSLTGRVPALIESGALEAAVGLPMDTATSHVMLCGNPQMVRDTQQLLKDTRQMAKHLRRRPGHMTAEHYW from the coding sequence ATGGCGGATTGGGTTACAGGTAAAGTGGTTCGGGTTCAGCACTGGACCGATTCTCTCTTCAGTCTCATCGTTAACGCCCCTGTCGCGCCGTTCACCGCCGGACAATTCACCAAGCTTGGCCTTGAGATAGACGGCGAGCGCGTGCAGCGCGCTTACTCCTACGTCAACGCGCCGGGCAACCCGGATCTGGAGTTTTATCTGGTGACGGTGCCGGAGGGCAAACTCAGCCCGCGGCTGCACACCATGCAGCCCGGCGATGAGGTGATGGTCGTCAGCGACGCGGCAGGCTTTTTCGTGCTGGAGGAAATCCCCGAGTGCGAGACGTTATGGATGCTGGCGACCGGCACCGCCATCGGCCCGTATCTGTCGATTCTCCAGGAAGGGAAAGATCTTGAGCGTTTCAAAAACATCGTGCTGGTGCACGCGGTGCGCTACGCCCGGGATTTAAGCTATCTGCCGCTGATGCTGGAGCTGCAACAGCGCTATGAAGGTAAGCTGCGGATACAGACCGTGGTGAGCCGTGAAACCGTCTCCGGCTCGCTTACCGGGCGTGTACCGGCGCTTATTGAGAGCGGCGCGCTGGAAGCGGCTGTCGGGCTGCCGATGGACACCGCCACCAGCCATGTGATGCTGTGCGGCAACCCGCAAATGGTGCGCGATACCCAGCAACTGCTGAAAGATACACGCCAGATGGCGAAGCATTTGCGCCGCCGTCCGGGTCATATGACGGCGGAGCACTACTGGTAA
- the glpX gene encoding class II fructose-bisphosphatase — MKRELAIEFSRVTEAAALAGYKWLGRGDKNLADGAAVNAMRIMLNKVDIDGQIVIGEGEIDEAPMLYIGEKVGTGTGDAVDIAVDPIEGTRMTAMGQANALAVLAVGDKGSFLNAPDMYMEKLIVGPGAKGVIDLNLPLEQNLVNIAAALNKPLHDLTVTILAKPRHDAVIAQMQQLGVRVFAIPDGDVAASILTCMPDSEVDVLYGIGGAPEGVVSAAVIRALDGDMHGRLLARHVVKGDTPENRRIGEQELARCQAMGIEAGNVLKLDEMARNDNVIFSATGITKGDLLDGITRKGNIATTETLLIRGKSRTIRRIQSIHYLDRKDPEIQTHIL; from the coding sequence ATGAAACGAGAACTTGCCATCGAATTTTCACGCGTTACCGAAGCGGCGGCGCTGGCCGGGTACAAGTGGCTGGGACGCGGCGATAAAAACCTTGCCGACGGCGCTGCCGTCAACGCCATGCGCATTATGCTCAATAAAGTCGATATCGACGGGCAGATTGTGATTGGCGAAGGGGAAATCGATGAAGCGCCGATGCTCTACATCGGCGAGAAGGTCGGCACAGGCACCGGCGATGCGGTGGATATCGCGGTCGATCCTATCGAAGGCACGCGCATGACCGCGATGGGTCAGGCCAACGCGCTGGCCGTGCTGGCGGTAGGCGATAAAGGCAGCTTCCTGAACGCGCCCGATATGTATATGGAAAAGCTGATTGTCGGCCCCGGCGCGAAAGGCGTTATCGACCTGAACCTGCCGCTTGAGCAGAACCTCGTGAATATCGCCGCCGCGCTCAATAAACCGCTCCACGATCTCACCGTGACTATTCTCGCCAAACCGCGCCATGATGCCGTTATCGCCCAAATGCAGCAGCTTGGCGTGCGCGTTTTCGCCATTCCCGACGGCGACGTGGCGGCGTCTATTCTGACCTGTATGCCGGACAGCGAGGTCGATGTACTGTACGGCATCGGCGGCGCGCCGGAGGGCGTGGTCTCCGCCGCGGTGATCCGCGCGCTGGATGGCGACATGCACGGCCGTCTGCTGGCACGTCATGTGGTGAAAGGCGATACGCCGGAAAACCGCCGCATCGGCGAACAGGAGCTGGCGCGCTGCCAGGCGATGGGCATCGAAGCGGGCAACGTGCTGAAGCTGGATGAGATGGCGCGTAACGATAACGTGATTTTCTCGGCCACCGGCATCACCAAAGGCGATCTGCTGGACGGCATTACCCGCAAGGGCAATATCGCCACCACCGAGACGCTGCTTATTCGCGGTAAATCGCGCACCATTCGCCGCATTCAGTCGATTCACTACCTCGATCGCAAAGACCCGGAGATCCAGACGCATATCCTCTGA
- the mtlR gene encoding mannitol operon repressor MtlR produces the protein MQAMMEETQAFENRVLERLNAGKTVRSLLIAAVELLAEAVNILVLQVFRKDDYAVKYAVEPLLDGSGPLGDLSVRLKLIYGLGVISRAEYEDCELLMALREELNHDGNDYAFTDDEILGPFGELHCVVALPPAPPALESSDPQLLQMQKQRYQQVVRSTMVLSLTELLSKISLKKAFQK, from the coding sequence ATGCAGGCAATGATGGAAGAAACCCAGGCCTTTGAAAACCGTGTGCTTGAGCGTCTGAATGCTGGCAAAACCGTAAGAAGCCTGTTGATCGCCGCCGTTGAGCTCCTCGCCGAGGCGGTCAACATTCTGGTATTGCAGGTGTTTCGTAAAGACGACTACGCGGTGAAATATGCCGTTGAGCCGTTGCTCGACGGAAGCGGCCCGCTGGGCGATCTCTCCGTGCGCCTGAAGCTGATTTACGGGCTTGGCGTTATCAGCCGCGCCGAGTATGAAGACTGCGAGCTGCTGATGGCGCTGCGCGAAGAGCTCAACCACGACGGCAACGACTACGCCTTTACCGACGATGAAATCCTCGGCCCCTTCGGCGAGCTGCATTGCGTCGTTGCGCTGCCGCCTGCGCCGCCCGCGCTGGAGAGCAGCGATCCGCAACTGCTCCAGATGCAAAAACAGCGTTACCAGCAGGTGGTACGCTCCACGATGGTGCTATCCCTGACCGAGCTACTCTCGAAAATCAGCTTAAAAAAAGCCTTCCAGAAGTAG
- the mtlD gene encoding mannitol-1-phosphate 5-dehydrogenase produces MKALHFGAGNIGRGFIGKLLADAGIGLTFADVNQTVLDALNARHSYQVRVVGEQEQIDTVSGVDAVNSTSDDVVTLIAQVDLVTTAVGPVVLERIAPAIAKGLALRKAQGNERPLNIIACENMVRGTSQLKTHVFNALAQDDNAWVESHVGFVDSAVDRIVPPSESAANDPLEVTVETFSEWIVDKTQFKGELPTIPGMELTDNLMAFVERKLFTLNTGHAITAYLGKQAGHQTIRDAILDEKIRLVVRGAMEESGAVLIKRYGFDDAKHAAYIEKILGRFENPYLKDDVERVGRQPLRKLSAGDRLIKPLLGTLEYGLPHQNLVLGIAAAMHFRSADDPQAQELAQLIADKGPQAALAQISGLDANSDVVAGAVNAYNATA; encoded by the coding sequence ATGAAAGCATTACATTTTGGCGCAGGTAATATTGGTCGTGGCTTTATTGGCAAACTCCTCGCGGACGCAGGCATCGGCCTGACATTCGCCGACGTTAACCAGACGGTGCTGGACGCGTTAAACGCGCGCCACAGCTACCAGGTGCGCGTGGTGGGCGAACAAGAGCAGATTGATACCGTCTCAGGCGTCGACGCGGTCAACAGCACCAGCGACGACGTGGTGACGCTTATCGCGCAGGTCGACCTCGTGACCACCGCCGTCGGCCCGGTCGTGCTGGAACGTATCGCCCCGGCGATTGCCAAAGGCCTGGCGCTGCGTAAAGCGCAGGGCAACGAGCGCCCGCTCAATATCATCGCCTGCGAAAACATGGTGCGCGGCACCAGCCAGCTGAAAACGCATGTCTTTAACGCGCTGGCGCAAGACGATAACGCCTGGGTGGAAAGCCACGTCGGCTTCGTGGATTCCGCCGTCGACCGTATCGTGCCGCCGTCGGAATCCGCCGCGAACGATCCGCTGGAAGTGACCGTTGAGACCTTCAGCGAGTGGATCGTCGACAAAACCCAGTTTAAAGGCGAGCTGCCGACCATTCCTGGCATGGAACTCACCGACAACCTGATGGCGTTTGTTGAACGTAAGCTCTTCACCCTGAACACCGGGCATGCTATAACCGCCTACCTCGGAAAACAGGCCGGTCATCAGACCATTCGCGACGCCATTCTGGATGAGAAAATTCGTCTGGTGGTGCGCGGCGCGATGGAAGAGAGCGGCGCGGTGCTGATTAAACGCTACGGCTTTGACGACGCGAAGCATGCCGCTTACATCGAGAAAATCCTTGGCCGCTTTGAAAACCCGTATCTGAAAGATGACGTGGAGCGCGTGGGCCGCCAGCCGCTGCGTAAACTGAGCGCGGGCGACCGTCTGATTAAACCGCTGCTGGGCACGCTGGAATATGGCCTGCCGCACCAGAACCTGGTACTGGGCATCGCCGCCGCGATGCATTTTCGCAGCGCAGACGACCCACAGGCGCAGGAGCTCGCGCAGCTTATCGCCGATAAAGGCCCACAGGCCGCGCTGGCGCAGATCTCTGGTCTGGATGCGAACAGCGACGTCGTCGCCGGGGCGGTAAACGCGTATAACGCAACAGCGTAA
- a CDS encoding PTS mannitol transporter subunit IICBA, translated as MSSDIKIKVQSFGRFLSNMVMPNIGAFIAWGIITALFIPTGWWPNETLAKLVGPMITYLLPLLIGYTGGKLVGGERGGVVGAITTMGVIVGADIPMFLGAMIAGPLGGFCIKKFDASVDGKIKSGFEMLVNNFSAGIIGMILAILAFLGIGPAVEVLSKVLAAGVNFMVVHDMLPLASIFVEPAKILFLNNAINHGIFSPLGIQQSHELGKSIFFLIEANPGPGMGILLAYMFFGRGSAKQSAGGAAIIHFLGGIHEIYFPYVLMNPRLIIAVILGGMTGVFCLTILNGGLVSPASPGSILAVLAMTPKGAYFANLVAIFAAMAVSFVVAAILLKTSKVKEEDDIDAANRRMQDMKAQSKGATATAASADLSNDLSHVRKIIVACDAGMGSSAMGAGVLRKKVQDAGLSHISVTNSAINSLPGDVDLVITHRDLTERAMRQAPHAQHISLTNFLDSGLYAGLTERLVAAQRHSQNEDKVRTSLHDSFDASDSHLFKLGAENIFLGRQASNKEEAIRFAGEQLVKGGYVQPEYVDAMLEREKLTPTYLGESIAVPHGTVEAKDRVLKTGVVFCQYPQGVRFGEEEDDIARLVIGIAARNNEHIQVITSLTNALDDESVIARLAQTQSVDEVLALLSGKNVA; from the coding sequence ATGTCATCCGATATCAAGATCAAAGTGCAAAGCTTTGGTCGCTTTCTCAGCAATATGGTAATGCCTAACATCGGCGCGTTTATCGCCTGGGGTATTATCACCGCGTTATTTATTCCCACAGGATGGTGGCCCAACGAGACGCTGGCGAAGCTGGTCGGCCCGATGATCACCTACCTGCTGCCGCTGCTTATCGGTTACACCGGCGGTAAACTGGTCGGCGGCGAGCGCGGCGGCGTGGTGGGCGCGATTACCACGATGGGCGTTATCGTCGGCGCGGACATCCCGATGTTCCTCGGCGCGATGATCGCAGGCCCGCTGGGCGGCTTCTGCATCAAGAAATTCGACGCCTCGGTCGATGGCAAAATCAAATCCGGCTTTGAAATGCTGGTGAACAACTTCTCCGCGGGCATCATCGGTATGATCCTCGCGATTCTGGCGTTCCTCGGCATTGGCCCGGCGGTAGAAGTGCTCTCCAAAGTGCTGGCCGCTGGCGTGAACTTCATGGTGGTTCACGACATGCTGCCGCTGGCGTCGATTTTCGTTGAACCGGCGAAAATCCTGTTCCTGAATAACGCCATCAACCACGGCATCTTCTCGCCGCTGGGCATTCAGCAGTCTCATGAGCTTGGCAAATCTATCTTCTTCCTGATTGAAGCCAACCCCGGTCCGGGCATGGGCATCCTGCTGGCGTACATGTTCTTTGGCCGCGGCAGCGCGAAACAGTCTGCGGGCGGCGCGGCTATCATCCACTTCCTGGGCGGTATCCACGAGATTTACTTCCCGTATGTGCTGATGAACCCGCGTCTGATTATCGCCGTTATCCTGGGCGGTATGACCGGCGTGTTCTGCCTGACCATCCTGAACGGCGGCCTGGTCTCTCCGGCATCTCCGGGCTCTATCCTCGCGGTGCTGGCGATGACCCCGAAAGGCGCGTACTTCGCAAACCTGGTGGCGATTTTCGCCGCGATGGCGGTCTCCTTCGTGGTGGCGGCTATCCTGCTGAAAACCAGCAAAGTGAAAGAAGAAGACGATATCGACGCGGCAAACCGTCGTATGCAGGACATGAAAGCGCAGTCTAAAGGCGCGACGGCAACTGCCGCGAGCGCGGATCTGAGCAACGACCTGAGCCACGTGCGTAAAATCATCGTCGCCTGCGACGCCGGTATGGGTTCCAGCGCGATGGGCGCAGGCGTACTGCGTAAGAAAGTGCAGGACGCGGGCTTAAGCCATATCTCCGTGACTAACAGCGCCATCAACAGCCTGCCGGGCGACGTGGATCTGGTGATCACCCACCGCGACCTCACCGAGCGCGCGATGCGCCAGGCGCCGCACGCGCAGCATATTTCGCTGACCAACTTCCTGGACAGCGGCCTGTACGCGGGCCTGACCGAACGTCTGGTCGCCGCGCAGCGCCACAGCCAGAACGAAGATAAAGTGCGCACCAGCCTGCATGACAGCTTCGATGCCAGCGACAGCCATCTGTTTAAGCTCGGCGCGGAGAACATCTTCCTCGGCCGTCAGGCGAGCAATAAAGAAGAGGCGATTCGCTTTGCCGGTGAGCAGCTGGTAAAAGGCGGCTACGTGCAACCGGAGTATGTGGACGCGATGCTGGAGCGCGAAAAACTCACCCCGACCTATCTCGGCGAGTCCATCGCGGTTCCGCACGGCACCGTTGAAGCGAAAGACCGCGTGCTGAAAACCGGCGTCGTGTTCTGCCAGTATCCGCAGGGCGTGCGTTTCGGCGAAGAAGAAGACGATATCGCTCGTCTGGTGATTGGTATCGCCGCTCGCAACAACGAGCACATTCAGGTTATCACCAGCCTCACCAACGCGCTGGATGATGAAAGCGTGATTGCGCGCCTGGCGCAGACCCAGAGCGTTGATGAAGTGTTGGCGCTGCTGTCGGGTAAAAACGTGGCGTAA
- a CDS encoding glutathione S-transferase: protein MKLIGSYTSPFVRKISVMLLEKGITFEFINESPYAEENGMAQYNPLGKVPALVTEKGETWFDSPIIAQYIELLDTPPALVPQEPLAALKVRQLEALADGVMDAALVSVREQARPAAQQSENELLRQREKINRSLDALEGYAADGTLKADELTLATIAVGCAIGYLNFRRVAPGWCAQRPHLVKLVESLFARESFARTEPPTA from the coding sequence ATGAAACTCATCGGTAGTTACACCAGCCCGTTCGTGCGCAAAATCTCCGTGATGCTGCTCGAAAAAGGCATCACGTTTGAATTCATCAATGAATCGCCCTATGCCGAAGAAAACGGCATGGCGCAGTACAATCCGCTCGGGAAAGTACCGGCGCTGGTGACCGAAAAAGGCGAGACCTGGTTCGATTCGCCGATCATCGCGCAATATATCGAGCTGTTGGATACCCCTCCGGCGCTGGTGCCGCAGGAGCCGCTCGCGGCGCTGAAAGTGCGCCAGCTGGAAGCGCTGGCGGACGGCGTGATGGACGCGGCGCTGGTGTCGGTGCGCGAACAGGCGCGCCCGGCGGCGCAGCAGTCGGAAAATGAACTGCTGCGCCAGCGTGAGAAAATCAACCGCAGCCTCGATGCGCTGGAAGGCTACGCCGCCGACGGCACGCTGAAAGCCGATGAACTGACGCTCGCCACTATCGCGGTCGGCTGCGCCATCGGTTACCTTAATTTCCGCCGCGTGGCGCCGGGCTGGTGCGCGCAGCGCCCGCATCTGGTGAAGCTGGTGGAATCACTCTTCGCCCGCGAAAGCTTCGCGCGCACCGAACCGCCGACCGCCTGA
- the selA gene encoding L-seryl-tRNA(Sec) selenium transferase produces the protein MTTDSRLLYSQLPATDRLLRDSAFQPLLDTYGHTRVVHTLRAMQDEARAAIREHQALPSWGDGWPTEAAARLSRAAQSALRPVFNLTGTVLHTNLGRALQAQEAVDAVVRAMRSPVTLEYDAEGGERGHRDRALAEVLCELTGAEDACIVNNNAAAVLLMLAALGAGKEVIVSRGELVEIGGAFRIPDVMRQAGCQLVEVGTTNRTHLKDYLEAVNEQTALLMKVHTSNYQIEGFTKAVEAGELAQASTVPVIIDLGSGSLVDLSQYGLPKEPMPQEALAAGASLVSFSGDKLPGGPQAGIIVGKKALIAALQKHPLKRALRADKMTLAALDATLRLYLHPEKLAQRLPTLRLLTRQADDISAQAQRLRPALEARYGDEFLVEVMPCLSQIGSGSLPVDRLPGAALTFTPRDGRGSRLEALAARWRRLPVPVIGRVGEGRLWLDLRCLEDEAGLMEMLLQ, from the coding sequence ATGACGACCGATTCCCGTCTGCTTTACAGCCAGCTTCCCGCCACCGACCGCCTGTTGCGCGACAGCGCTTTCCAGCCGCTGCTGGATACCTACGGCCATACGCGCGTGGTCCATACGCTTCGCGCGATGCAGGACGAGGCGCGCGCCGCTATCCGCGAGCATCAGGCGCTGCCGTCGTGGGGCGACGGCTGGCCCACGGAGGCCGCAGCACGGCTCAGCCGCGCCGCGCAAAGCGCGCTGCGCCCGGTCTTTAACCTCACCGGCACCGTGCTGCACACCAATCTTGGCCGCGCGTTACAGGCGCAGGAGGCGGTGGACGCGGTGGTTCGCGCCATGCGCTCGCCCGTGACGCTGGAGTATGACGCCGAAGGCGGCGAGCGCGGCCACCGCGACCGCGCGCTGGCGGAGGTACTTTGCGAGCTGACCGGCGCGGAAGATGCCTGCATCGTCAATAACAATGCCGCGGCGGTGCTGCTGATGCTGGCGGCGCTGGGCGCGGGCAAAGAGGTGATTGTCTCGCGCGGCGAGCTGGTGGAAATCGGCGGCGCGTTTCGCATTCCCGATGTGATGCGCCAGGCGGGCTGTCAGCTGGTGGAAGTCGGCACCACTAACCGCACGCACCTGAAAGATTATCTTGAGGCTGTCAACGAGCAGACGGCGCTGCTGATGAAAGTGCATACCAGCAATTACCAGATAGAAGGCTTTACCAAAGCCGTGGAGGCGGGCGAGCTGGCGCAGGCGTCGACGGTTCCGGTGATTATCGATCTGGGCAGCGGCTCGCTGGTCGATCTCAGCCAGTACGGCCTGCCGAAAGAGCCGATGCCGCAGGAGGCGCTCGCCGCTGGCGCGAGTCTGGTGAGTTTCTCCGGCGATAAACTGCCGGGCGGGCCGCAGGCGGGGATTATCGTCGGCAAAAAAGCACTCATCGCCGCGCTGCAAAAGCACCCGCTCAAACGCGCCCTGCGCGCCGATAAAATGACGCTCGCCGCGCTCGACGCGACGCTGCGCCTCTATCTGCACCCGGAAAAACTCGCGCAACGCCTGCCGACGCTGCGGCTGCTAACGCGTCAGGCGGATGACATCAGCGCGCAAGCGCAGCGCCTGCGACCGGCGCTCGAGGCCCGCTATGGCGACGAATTTCTGGTTGAGGTGATGCCCTGCCTGTCGCAGATAGGCAGCGGCTCGCTGCCGGTTGACCGGCTTCCCGGCGCGGCGCTGACGTTCACCCCGCGCGACGGGCGCGGCAGCCGTCTTGAGGCGCTGGCGGCCCGCTGGCGTCGGCTGCCCGTGCCGGTGATTGGCCGCGTGGGCGAGGGGCGCTTATGGCTCGATTTACGCTGTCTTGAAGATGAAGCAGGACTGATGGAGATGTTGTTGCAATGA